Proteins from a single region of Lepus europaeus isolate LE1 chromosome 4, mLepTim1.pri, whole genome shotgun sequence:
- the EMC2 gene encoding ER membrane protein complex subunit 2, translating to MAKISELYDVTWEEMRDKMRKWREENSRNSEQIVEVGEELINEYASKLGDDIWIIYEQVMIAALDYGRDELALFCLQELRRQFPGSHRVKRLTGMRFEAMERYDDAIQLYDRILQEDPTNTAARKRKIAIRKAQGKNVEAIRELNEYLEQFVGDQEAWHELAELYINEHDYAKAAFCLEELMMTNPHNHLYCQQYAEVKYTQGGLENLELSRKYFAQALKLNNRNMRALFGLYMSASHIASNAKASAKMKKDNMKYASWAASQINRAYQFAGRSKKETKYSLKAVEDMLETLQITQS from the exons aaatgcgagataaaatgagaaaatggagagaagaaAACTCACGAAATAGTGAGCAAATTGTGGAAGTTGGAGAagaattaattaatgaatatgCCTCTAAGCTTGGAGATGACA TTTGGATCATATATGAACAGGTGATGATTGCAGCCCTAGACTATGGTCGGGATGAGTTGGCATTG ttttgtcttCAGGAGTTAAGAAGACAGTTTCCTGGCAGTCACAGAGTCAAGCGATTAACGGGCATGAGATTTGAAGCCATGGAAAG atATGATGATGCTATACAACTGTATGATCGAATTTTACAGGAAGATCCAACTAACACT GCTGCAAGAAAGCGTAAGATTGCCATTCGAAAAGCCCAGGGGAAAAATGTGGAGGCCATTCGCGAACTGAATGAGTATCTGGAACA ATTTGTTGGAGATCAAGAAGCCTGGCATGAACTGGCAGAACTTTATATCAATGAACATGA CTATGCAAAAGCAGCCTTTTGTTTAGAGGAGCTTATGATGACAAATCCACACAACCACTTATACTGTCAGCAGTATGCTGAA GTTAAATATACCCAAGGTGGACTTGAAAACCTGGAACTTTCAAGAAAGTATTTTGCACAGGCATTGAAACTGAACAACAGAAATATGAGAGCTTTGTTTGGGCTTTACATG TCGGCAAGTCATATTGCTTCTAATGCAAAAGCGAgtgcaaaaatgaaaaaggaCAACATGAAATATGCTAGTTGGGCAGCTAGTCAAATAAACAGAGCTTATCAG tTTGCAGGTCGAAGTAAGAAGGAAACCAAATACTCTCTAAAGGCAGTTGAAGACATGTTGGAAACATTGCAGATCACCCAGTCTTAA